The following are from one region of the Blastocatellia bacterium genome:
- a CDS encoding DUF948 domain-containing protein — translation MKSSSASFLAIAVVLLGLVTTGLIFSNGIAYALLVVTITVGLASALFAVQNVLNQIEELRQDIAMLQKEATRNFSSLANSTKDLKLDFSSKASEIISSAVANISTQPTNSGVISLPLSTNPEPTFTPVATRKESFTQTPAKEISSPMLNNPSFQPVQNTTNLNLDDPNRTNASVAPKSTITSPNQAVSHTSSHDMESTQSFLPSSSSISQAPWTAPNNNPPVETSENLSPDATLGFASSPIPPVDLNRVNEYLEQPKTPSKTHGKIKKRYSTFAGLSLNESGQDLNQYKEDLLTPPPAPPPPSQLKKKRYSTFAGLSLTEPPKVAENLAKNSIAPYPAASKAATPSTVTNLGFSKNTEATGVSQEDLINEQANINMPVPKPSPTKGVRKRYQTFMGLSLSKTPQPMKRFEEPAFMDATAPLSTSVPSAASFKAPAPSAMQAAINRGQQGNLVDGFCSLCGSPQAAANDYASSGSEPEFCWYCGAKLRN, via the coding sequence TTTTAGCAATGGTATAGCTTATGCTTTGCTAGTAGTCACTATTACTGTAGGGCTTGCTTCAGCCCTTTTTGCAGTGCAAAATGTTCTTAATCAAATAGAGGAACTTCGCCAAGATATAGCCATGTTACAAAAAGAAGCTACTCGTAACTTTTCTAGCTTAGCAAATTCTACTAAAGATCTTAAATTAGATTTTAGTAGTAAAGCTTCTGAAATTATATCTAGTGCAGTGGCGAATATTTCAACGCAACCAACAAATAGTGGTGTGATTAGTCTACCTCTATCAACTAATCCTGAACCTACTTTCACCCCTGTAGCAACTCGTAAAGAAAGTTTTACTCAAACTCCAGCCAAAGAAATATCTAGTCCAATGTTAAACAATCCTAGTTTTCAACCAGTTCAAAATACCACTAACTTAAATTTAGATGACCCAAATCGCACCAATGCTTCTGTTGCTCCAAAAAGTACAATTACATCTCCTAATCAAGCTGTTAGCCATACATCTAGCCATGATATGGAAAGCACACAATCTTTTCTGCCTTCCTCATCATCAATTAGCCAAGCACCTTGGACAGCACCTAATAACAATCCCCCTGTTGAGACTTCAGAAAATCTTTCCCCTGATGCAACATTAGGGTTTGCCTCAAGTCCAATACCACCTGTTGATCTTAACCGAGTTAATGAGTATCTAGAACAGCCAAAAACACCTTCAAAAACTCATGGCAAAATTAAGAAAAGATATAGCACTTTTGCTGGTCTATCCTTAAATGAAAGTGGTCAAGATCTAAATCAATATAAAGAAGATCTTTTAACTCCACCTCCTGCACCACCTCCACCTAGTCAGTTAAAAAAGAAGCGTTATAGCACTTTTGCTGGTTTATCCTTAACCGAGCCTCCTAAAGTAGCAGAAAATTTAGCTAAAAATTCTATTGCTCCTTACCCAGCCGCTTCTAAAGCTGCAACTCCATCTACAGTTACTAATTTAGGTTTTTCTAAAAATACTGAAGCAACAGGTGTTTCACAAGAAGACTTAATTAATGAACAAGCAAATATTAATATGCCTGTCCCTAAACCATCTCCAACAAAAGGTGTACGTAAGCGTTACCAAACATTTATGGGCCTTTCTTTATCTAAAACTCCCCAACCTATGAAGCGTTTTGAAGAGCCTGCTTTTATGGATGCTACTGCTCCACTTTCTACATCTGTACCTTCAGCAGCATCTTTTAAGGCACCTGCTCCATCAGCTATGCAAGCAGCTATTAATAGAGGACAGCAAGGAAACTTAGTTGATGGTTTTTGTTCACTTTGTGGTAGCCCACAAGCAGCAGCTAATGATTATGCTAGTAGTGGTTCAGAACCAGAATTTTGTTGGTATTGTGGAGCAAAATTAAGAAATTAA